The nucleotide sequence TGATAGCCATGGTCGAGCCGTTCCTCTCCGTCTGGCAGGACGGGAAGATCCGCAACGACCTCTCCCCCGAGGCCGTCGCCAAGTCCATCACCATCGCCTCCGGGCTGGGCCGCCGCACCGCCTACACCTGGCTGAAGCTGCCGGTCGTCGACGACATGGAACGCGTCCTCGCCTCCTCCACCCTGCCCGCGCTGCTGCTGGGCGGTGAGGTCAAGGACGCCGACGCGGCCTTCGCCTCCTGGGGCAAGGCACTCAAGCAGCCCACCGCGCAGGGCCTGGTCGTCGGCCGCTCCCTGCTCTACCCCTCGTCCGGCGATGTCGCCGGAGCCGTGGACCGGGCGGTGAGCCTGCTGTGAGCGACGCGAACAGGTACCACCTGCCGAGGGGGACTTCCGCCGACGGCCCGTACGACCTCCTGGTCACGCCGGAGTCGGCGGGCTGGGGATACTCCGGCCTCAGGGTGCTGACTCTGAAGGCGGGCGAGGCACATGCCCTGTCCACCGGGGACTCCGAGTTCCTGGTCCTACCGCTGACGGGCTCCTGCACCGTCACCACGGACGGCAAGGCCTTCGAACTGGCCGGTCGAACGGGCGTGTTCGCCTCGGCCACCGACTTCGCCTATGTGCCGCGCGGGTCGCAGACTCTCATCAGCAGCGCGTCCGGGGGACGGTTCGCGCTGCCCTCCGCCCGTACCGGGCGGAACGGCCTTCCCGCCCGGTACGGGCGCAAGGAGGACGTGCCCGTCGAACTGCGCGGCGCCGGAGCGTGCTCCCGGCAGGTCAACAACTACTGCCTGCCGGGCACGTTCGAGGCCGAGCAGTTGCTGGTGTGCGAAGTACTGACCCCCGGTGGCAACTGGTCGTCGTATCCGCCGCACAAGCACGACGAGGTGCGCATCGACGAGGCCGGCGACCCGGTCGAGTCGGAGCTGGAGGAGATCTACTACTTCGAGGTCGCCGGCGACGGGAACGGCTTCGGCTACCAGCGGGTCTACGGGACGGCCGAGCGGCCGATCGACGTGCTCGCCGAGATCCGCTCCGGCGACACCGTCCTCATCCCGCACGGCTGGCACGGCCCGTCCGTCGCCGCGCCCGGCTACGACCTGTACTACCTCAACGTCATGGCCGGTCCCGGGCAGGACCGCGCCTGGCTGATCTGCGACGACCCCGCGCACGGCTGGGTGCGCGGCACCTGGGCCGCGCAGGACGTCGACGACCGGCTGCCCTTCGGAGAGAACCGATGAACACGGTACGACTGACAACCGCCCAGGCCCTCGTGCGCTTCCTGGCCAATCAGTACAGCGAGCGCGACGGCCAGGAGCACCGCCTCATCCCCGGCGTCTGGGGCATCTTCGGGCACGGCAACGTCGCCGGCATCGGCCAGGCCCTCCTCCAGGCCGCGGCGACCGGCGAGGCCGACCTGCCCTACTACTTGGCGCGCAACGAGCAGGGCATGGTGCACGCGTCGGTGGCGTACGCGAAGATGCGCGACCGGCTGGCGGCCTTCGCCTGCACGGCGTCGACCGGGCCCGGCTCGACCAACATGATCACGGGTGCCGCGCTGGCGACGACCAACCGCATCCCCGTACTCCTGCTGCCCAGCGACATGTTCGCCACCCGTGCCGCCGACCCCGTCCTCCAACAGCTGGAGGACACCCGGGGCGGGGACGTCACCGTCAACGACGCCTTCCGTGCCGTGTCCAAGTACTTCGACCGCATCTCACGCCCCGAGCAGCTGATCCCGGCCGCGCTGGCCGCGATGCGGGTGCTCACCGACCCCGTCGAAACCGGCGCCGTCACCCTCGCGCTGCCGCAGGACGTGCAGGCGGAAGGCTTCGACTGGCCGCTTTCCTTCTTCCGCCGTCGCGTCTGGCACGTAGGCCGCCCGGTCCCCGAACCCGCTGCGGTCGAGCGGGCCGCCGCGCTGCTGCGCGGCGCGCGGAAGCCACTGATCGTTGCCGGTGGCGGCACGGTGTACTCCGGCGCCGAGACCCAGCTGCGGGCCTTCGCCGAAGCCACCGGCATCCCGGTCGCGGACACCCACGCAGGCAAGGGCGCGGTGGCCTGGGACCACCCCTGCGCGGTCGGCGGCATCGGCTCGACCGGCTCCTACGCCGCGAACGAGCTGGCGAAGGAAGCCGATGTCGTCCTCGGTATCGGCACCCGTTACTCCGACTTCACCACCGCCAGCCACACCGTCTTCGGCAACCCCGGCGTCACCTTCGTCAACCTCAACGTGGCCCGCCTCGACGCGGTCAAGCACTCCGCCGAGCCGCTGGTCGCCGACGCCCGCCTCGGTATCCAGGCTCTCGCGGGCGTGCTGACGGACTGGGAGGTCGACCCCTCCTACCGCCGCCGCACCCGAGAACTGATCGCCCGCACCAGGGAGATCGAGGAGGAGTGCTTCGCCCCCGAGCGCAACACCGGCGCACTCCCCGCCCAGACCCAGATCCTCGGCGCGCTCAATGACGTACTCGGTGACCGTGACGTCGTCATCAACGCGGCCGGCTCCATGCCCGGCGACCTCCAGCAACTGTGGCGGGCCCGGGACCCGAAGGCCTACCACGTCGAATACGCCTACTCCTGCATGGGCTACGAGGTCGCCGCCGGCGTCGGCGCCAAGATGGCCGACCCCTCCCGCGAGGTCGTCGTCCTGGTCGGCGACGGCTCCTATCTGATGATGGCCCAGGAAATCGTGACCATGGTCTCCGAGGGGCTGAAGACCATCATCGTCCTCGTCCAGAACCACGGCTTCGCCTCCATCGGCGCCCTGTCGGAGTCGCTGGGCTCGCAGCGCTTCGGCACCAAGTACCGCTTCCGCGACGGCAGTTCGGGACAGCTCGACGGCGAAGTGCTCCCCGTCGATCTCGCCGCCAACGCCTCCTCCCTCGGCGCGTACGTCCTGCACGCCACCTCCGTGGACGAGTTCCGCGCCGCGATGGAGAAGGCCAAGGCCGCGACCCGCACCACGGTCGTGCACGTCGAGACCGACCTCTACGGGCCCAACCCGCCCGGCCACGGCTGGTGGGACGTCCCCGTCAGCGAGACCTCGGCCCTGGACTCCACCCGCACCGCGTACGAGACGTACGCCGCCCACAAGCGCGACCAGCGGCACTACCTGTAAGTCCCGTCCCCGTAAAGGAAACCCGCACCGTGAATACCATCCAGCACTGGATCAACGGCTCCCCCACCGCCGGTACGGGGCCACAGACCGCGCCCGTGTTCAACCCGGCCACCGGCAGGGAGCAGGCCCGCGTCGCCCTCGGCGGCGGCGCCGACGTGGACGCAGCCGTGGCAGCCGCCGCGAACGCCTTCGAGACCTGGTCGGAGTCGTCGCTGTCCCAGCGCACCCAGGTGATGTTCGCCTTGCGGCAGTTGCTCGTCGAGCACGAGGAGGAACTCGGGCGGATCATTTCCGCCGAGCACGGCAAGACCGTCGACGACGCGCGCGGCGAGATCACCCGCGGCCGGGAGGTCGTCGAGTACGCCTGCGGCCTCGGCGACGTCCTCAAGGGATCCTTCTCCGACCAGGTCTCGCGCGGAGTGGACGTGCACGACTTCCGCCAGCCACTCGGAGTCGTCGCGGGCATCACACCGTTCAACTTCCCCGCCATGGTGCCTCTTTGGATGCACCCGATCGCCATCGCCACCGGCAACACCTTCATCCTGAAGCCGAGCGAGCGCGACCCGTCCGCGGCGAACTTCGTCGCCGGCCTCTACCGGCGCGCCGGGCTGCCGGACGGTGTCTTCAACGTCGTGCACGGCGGCAAGGACGCGGTCGACGCGATCCTCACCCACCCCCGGATCGAGGCTGTCTCCTTCGTCGGCTCCACCCCGATCGCCAGGTACGTCCACGAGACCGCCACCGCCCACGGCAAGCGCGTCCAGGCCCTCGGCGGCGCCAAGAACCACGCCGTCGTCCTCCCCGACGCCGACCTGGAGTTCGCCGCCAACCACATCACCGCCGGCGCCTACGGCTCGGCCGGCGAGCGCTGCATGGCCGTCTCCGTGGCCGTGGCGGTCGGCGACGCCGCCGACGCCCTGGTCGAGGTGCTGGAGCGCAAGGCCCGCGAGGTGAAGGTCGGCCCGGGCGACCAGCCCGGCACCGAGATGGGCCCGCTGGTCACCCGGGCCGCGCAGGAGCGCGTCGAGAACGCGGTCGGCGGCGCGGCAGCGCAGGGGGCCACGGTGGTGGTCGACGGGCGTGGGCTGAAGGTCGACGGCCACGAGGAGGGCTTCTTCACCGGCCCCTCCCTCCTGGACCACGTCACCACCGAGATGGACGCCTACAAGGAGGAGCTGTTCGGGCCGGTCCTCGCCGTCATCCGCGCCGAGAGCCTCGACCAGGCGATCGACCTGATCAACGCCAACCCGTACGGCAACGGCACCGCCCTGTTCACCGCCTCCGGCGAAGCCGCCCGCCGATTCCAGCGCCACATCAAGGTCGGCATGATCGGCATCAACGTCCCCGTGCCCGTGCCGATGTCGTACTACTCCTTCGGCGGCTGGAAGGACTCCCTCATCGGCGACTCCCCCATCCACGGCCCCGACGGCATCCGCTTCTACACCCGCCCCAAGGTCGTCACCACCCGCTGGCCCCAGCCCGCCCAGCAGGTGACCGCCGGCTTCGACTTCCCCACCTCCAGCTGACCTTCCCCCACAGGGACTTTTCGAAAGGCACCCCCATGACGACTTCGGGCAAGCCCATCTCCGTCGCGGTCATCGGCGCCGGTATGGCCGGCCGCAGCCATGCCTCCGGTTACCGCAACGTCAACACGGTCTTCGGCGCCGGGCTGCCGCCGGTCCGGCTGGCCGCGATAGCCGACGCCAATGTCGCGCTGGGCGAGGACGCCGCGCGCCGCTACGGGTTCGAGAAGGCGCTTCCCAGCTGGGAGGCCGTGGTCGAGGACCCGACGATCGACGCGGTGAGCATCGTCGTCGGAAACGCCCTGCACCGGCCGATCGCGGAGGCGCTGGTCGCGGCGGGCAAGCACGTGCTGTGCGAGAAGCCGTTGGCCGGGTCGCTCGAAGACGCCCGTGCGATGGCCGAGTTGGAGCGTTCCGCCGAGGTCGTCACCTCCGTCGGCTACACCTTCCGCCGCTCCCCCGGCATCGCCGCGATCCGCGACCACGTCCAGCGCGGCGAGCTGGGTGACCTGACCCTGTTCGGCGGCCGATACTGGTGCGACTACGCGATCGACCCGAACGGCCCGCTGAGCTGGCGGTTCAAGGGCGGCCCGGGTTCCGGCGCGCTGGGTGACGTCGGCTCGCACGTCATCGACGCCGCCGAGTACGTGGCCGGGCCCATCGCCTCGGTCTCCGGTGCCATGCTGTCGACGCAGATCCCCAAGCGCCCGCTGCCGCTGGGCGCAGTCGTCGGGCACAACGCCGCACCGGTCTCCGAGGAGTTCGGCGAGGTCGAGAACGAGGACACCGCGTCGTTCACGGCCCGCTTCGAGTCCGGGCTCGTGGGCACGTTCTCGGTGACGCGCACCGGCTTCGGCCTGCCCAACGGGCTTTTCTTCGACGTCCTGGGCCTCGGCGGCCGGGCCGCGTTCGACCAGCACCGGCCCGCCGAGTACCTCTTCGACGACGCCCAGCCCGACGGCCGTACGCGCGGCGCCCGGCAGATCATCGCCGGACCGCAGATGCCGTACTTCGCGGGCGGCGTCCCCATGGAGGCGGCCGGTGTGGGTGCCGGCAACGGCGACAACTTCATCTACCAGGCCCGCGCCTTCCTCGACCAGGTCGCGGGGGTCGCCGAGCCGCTGCCGGCCTGTGCCACGTTCGCCGACGCGCTGCGGACGATGGAGATCATCAAGGCCGTCGTCGAGTCCTCCCGGGCCGGTGGCACCGCCGTCGCGGTCCCGCCCGTCGCCTGACCACCGTAGAGCTCGTAGAGCCCGTAGAGAAGGAAAAGGACACATGGCCCTCAAGCTCGGCGCCTACACCGCCTGCCTGCACGACCGGACACTCCCCGAGGCCCTCGACATCCTCAAGGAGAACGGTCTGACCTCGGTCGAGGTCAACACCGGCGGCTTCATCCCCTCCCCGCACTGCCCGGTCGACCTGCTGCTGTCCTCGGCCACGGCCCGCGAGGAGTACCTGGCGGCCTTCGCCGACCGGGGCATGGAACTCACCGGCCTCAACTGCAACGGCAACCCGCTCAACCCGCTTCCTGGTGTCGGCCCCAAGCACGCCGACGACCTGCGCCGCACCATCCGCCTCGCGGGCCTGCTCGGCGTGAAGCACGTCGTCACCATGTCCGGCACACCGGGCTCCGACCCCGACGCCAAGTACCCCTCCTGGGTCGTCAACCCCTGGGACGGCGTCTACATGGACGTCCTGGACTACCAGTGGGGCGTGGCCGTCGAGTTCTGGAAGGAGATCGACGCGCTCGCCCGGGAGAACGACATCCGGGTGGCCATCGAGATGCACCCGCACAACGTGGTGTTCTCCCCGGTCACACTGAAGCGTCTCGTCGACGAGGGCGGTCTGACGAACGTCGGCGCGGAGATGGACCCCTCGCACCTGATGTGGCAGGGCATGGACATCGTGGCCTCCGTCAAGTGGCTGGGCCCGCTGGTGTTCCACGCCGCCGCGAAGGACGCCACGCTCTGCCCCGGCGCCGACATCCGCGGTGTCCTGGACACGTCGTTCACGCGCGTGCCCGCCGATGCGCACGGCAAGGTCCCCACCGGCTACGGCTTCTGGTGCAACGCCTGGCCCGAGAACCCGGCCTGGAAGTTCGTCGCCGTCGGCGAGGGCAACGACGTCCCCTTCTGGACCGAGTTCCTGCGCGCCCTCGCCGACATCGACCCGGACATGGCCGTGAACATCGAGCACGAGGACGCGGCCTACTCCCAGACGGAGGGCCTGGCCCTGGCGGCGAAGAATCTGCACGCGGCATCGGCAGCCGTCTGACGGACGCCCCTGCCTCGACCCGGGGCCGCGCCCACCGGTGGGCGCGGCCCCGGTTGAGCCGACTCGCCTCCACCACGGCTCGCCTCACGGTGGGGGCGGGCCCGATCTACGACGCCTGCCGCTCGTCGAAAGCGTCGATTCCCCACGCGCCCGCATGGGGGCCGAACTCGTTCTCCGCCGCCTGCGCCGCCAGGCGGGCGTTCCGGGCGCGTGCCTCCGGCCCGTCCGGGAGGTGGTAGTCCTCACCCGCCTTCGCCGAACCGGCCTGCGCCTTCGTGGCGGTGGCCAGCCGCCGGCCGACGTACCGGTCCAGCGCGTCGGGTACGTCGGCCGGTGCCGCGTCCGCGAGGCAGTCGCCGAGCACCGCCGCGTCGACCAGGGCCTGGGCCGCGCCCTGGGCTTGGAACGGCACCATCGCGTGAGCGCTGTCGCCGAGCAGGGTCACGCGCCCGGAGCTCCAGCGGGCGAGCGGGGC is from Streptomyces sp. NBC_01314 and encodes:
- the iolB gene encoding 5-deoxy-glucuronate isomerase, which encodes MSDANRYHLPRGTSADGPYDLLVTPESAGWGYSGLRVLTLKAGEAHALSTGDSEFLVLPLTGSCTVTTDGKAFELAGRTGVFASATDFAYVPRGSQTLISSASGGRFALPSARTGRNGLPARYGRKEDVPVELRGAGACSRQVNNYCLPGTFEAEQLLVCEVLTPGGNWSSYPPHKHDEVRIDEAGDPVESELEEIYYFEVAGDGNGFGYQRVYGTAERPIDVLAEIRSGDTVLIPHGWHGPSVAAPGYDLYYLNVMAGPGQDRAWLICDDPAHGWVRGTWAAQDVDDRLPFGENR
- the iolD gene encoding 3D-(3,5/4)-trihydroxycyclohexane-1,2-dione acylhydrolase (decyclizing), whose protein sequence is MNTVRLTTAQALVRFLANQYSERDGQEHRLIPGVWGIFGHGNVAGIGQALLQAAATGEADLPYYLARNEQGMVHASVAYAKMRDRLAAFACTASTGPGSTNMITGAALATTNRIPVLLLPSDMFATRAADPVLQQLEDTRGGDVTVNDAFRAVSKYFDRISRPEQLIPAALAAMRVLTDPVETGAVTLALPQDVQAEGFDWPLSFFRRRVWHVGRPVPEPAAVERAAALLRGARKPLIVAGGGTVYSGAETQLRAFAEATGIPVADTHAGKGAVAWDHPCAVGGIGSTGSYAANELAKEADVVLGIGTRYSDFTTASHTVFGNPGVTFVNLNVARLDAVKHSAEPLVADARLGIQALAGVLTDWEVDPSYRRRTRELIARTREIEEECFAPERNTGALPAQTQILGALNDVLGDRDVVINAAGSMPGDLQQLWRARDPKAYHVEYAYSCMGYEVAAGVGAKMADPSREVVVLVGDGSYLMMAQEIVTMVSEGLKTIIVLVQNHGFASIGALSESLGSQRFGTKYRFRDGSSGQLDGEVLPVDLAANASSLGAYVLHATSVDEFRAAMEKAKAATRTTVVHVETDLYGPNPPGHGWWDVPVSETSALDSTRTAYETYAAHKRDQRHYL
- a CDS encoding CoA-acylating methylmalonate-semialdehyde dehydrogenase gives rise to the protein MNTIQHWINGSPTAGTGPQTAPVFNPATGREQARVALGGGADVDAAVAAAANAFETWSESSLSQRTQVMFALRQLLVEHEEELGRIISAEHGKTVDDARGEITRGREVVEYACGLGDVLKGSFSDQVSRGVDVHDFRQPLGVVAGITPFNFPAMVPLWMHPIAIATGNTFILKPSERDPSAANFVAGLYRRAGLPDGVFNVVHGGKDAVDAILTHPRIEAVSFVGSTPIARYVHETATAHGKRVQALGGAKNHAVVLPDADLEFAANHITAGAYGSAGERCMAVSVAVAVGDAADALVEVLERKAREVKVGPGDQPGTEMGPLVTRAAQERVENAVGGAAAQGATVVVDGRGLKVDGHEEGFFTGPSLLDHVTTEMDAYKEELFGPVLAVIRAESLDQAIDLINANPYGNGTALFTASGEAARRFQRHIKVGMIGINVPVPVPMSYYSFGGWKDSLIGDSPIHGPDGIRFYTRPKVVTTRWPQPAQQVTAGFDFPTSS
- a CDS encoding Gfo/Idh/MocA family protein, whose translation is MTTSGKPISVAVIGAGMAGRSHASGYRNVNTVFGAGLPPVRLAAIADANVALGEDAARRYGFEKALPSWEAVVEDPTIDAVSIVVGNALHRPIAEALVAAGKHVLCEKPLAGSLEDARAMAELERSAEVVTSVGYTFRRSPGIAAIRDHVQRGELGDLTLFGGRYWCDYAIDPNGPLSWRFKGGPGSGALGDVGSHVIDAAEYVAGPIASVSGAMLSTQIPKRPLPLGAVVGHNAAPVSEEFGEVENEDTASFTARFESGLVGTFSVTRTGFGLPNGLFFDVLGLGGRAAFDQHRPAEYLFDDAQPDGRTRGARQIIAGPQMPYFAGGVPMEAAGVGAGNGDNFIYQARAFLDQVAGVAEPLPACATFADALRTMEIIKAVVESSRAGGTAVAVPPVA
- a CDS encoding sugar phosphate isomerase/epimerase family protein, which produces MALKLGAYTACLHDRTLPEALDILKENGLTSVEVNTGGFIPSPHCPVDLLLSSATAREEYLAAFADRGMELTGLNCNGNPLNPLPGVGPKHADDLRRTIRLAGLLGVKHVVTMSGTPGSDPDAKYPSWVVNPWDGVYMDVLDYQWGVAVEFWKEIDALARENDIRVAIEMHPHNVVFSPVTLKRLVDEGGLTNVGAEMDPSHLMWQGMDIVASVKWLGPLVFHAAAKDATLCPGADIRGVLDTSFTRVPADAHGKVPTGYGFWCNAWPENPAWKFVAVGEGNDVPFWTEFLRALADIDPDMAVNIEHEDAAYSQTEGLALAAKNLHAASAAV